A window of Halichoerus grypus chromosome 15, mHalGry1.hap1.1, whole genome shotgun sequence genomic DNA:
TGCCCTCCCCTTTCCTTACTTTGGGGGGTAGCGGGGAAGGCAAAGATCCCAAGTGCAGAAACAATAGGACACTTACCATTGCCCTGAGGAACGACCAGACTTCTTCCCTGGGCGGAGGCAAAGGGCAAGGCCGGCCTGCAAGGAAAGATCAATGCCCACCCGCTCACAGAGAGGGCGGCCGACAGCAACAGAACCGCAGGATTCAAGGGGAAGGCTGCTTTCCCCGACACCAGGCCTCACGCCTTGTCCCCCATCCGAGGCCCAGCCTTGGGTTGCCACTTTCCCTGCCCACGCGTCCCAGCTGGGACTTACCAAACTCGGGTCCTGGCAGGAAGCTATGACACATGGacaggagcaggggtgggaggggggcgggtggggagatTCAGTGTGATCTGGAGAGCTCTGTGCTAGGACCCCTCTCCCAGGGAGAGCTCCCCGCTCCCACCACCAGTCTGGTTCAAGGGAGACCTACCTGGGGCCCAGCTCTGCTGTGGCTTGTGGCTCCTCCTGGGGGAAACAACTGGCCTGGAGCTCAGATCTGCCTAGAGTCTGGAGGACCGACTGCTGCAGGGTCCCAGTGCTCATCTCCTGATAAACCAGGCCATGCTATGTCAGGGAACCTGGGGGCCGCTGGGGCATCCCATACACCCCCTCCGGTTGGGACTGTGCTTGATGCTCATGCTGGGAGGAAATGCCAGAGCTTTCTGGCAcgttcctcctctcctctggttCATCATAAATACTGAGTATACTAAACAaagcctcttccttctctctactCATGTTCTCATATCAGTGACGACCCCGAGCCACCCGGTTCTAGGGCTGGAGAACGGAGCCCATCAAACTGCGCCTAGTCGATCAATTCATCCTAAGCCCCTGCAGCAGGAGAAAACAGATGCAGATACACAGATGTGCACTGTTTAGGATCTATTTGCACGGGTCTGAGAACACCTCTGTTGGCGAGAGGATTCAAAAGATTGGTTGCTGACCAATGTTTATCCTAAATGTTGGCAGTGAGGGTGTTAAGGGTGAAAGTGTCACACAGACGTTTTGAGATGTTAGTAGCAGGTGTTATGTTTTTCCTTCCAGACATACAGAGGGCATTTCCAGTCCTACAAAATCAAAGTCACCCTCTAGTCCAGCAGTATACCTCTCCACTGAGGACTCATCCCCAGTGTGAACAAGGGGCAACGGGAAACCCCACACGCATCACAGGCTCTTTCCCTGCCTTGAGGGGGCAGCGTGGAAGCACCCAGAGGCGTCATGCGAACACGAGGTTCCGTTTGGATGGAGGAAGGTCCCGCCATGACAAGAGACGTTGGCTGGTGGGGATATTCGTCTCTCCTATGGGGCAATTCTGAGAACTGGAGGCAATCACGTGTGTAGAAGACACAGAATTAGGTAAGGCTAGCGGTCAGCCCCCCCATCTGTGGACTGTGCCGGGGACCAGAGCTTTGAGGATGTAAGGCAGACCACGTGCCTTCTTCCTCCAGGCCTCCCAACAGGTAGCCCCAGAACGGGCCTGGGGAGAGCCAGCGTTCCCCAACAGAGCACAGAAGCTCAGGGTCAAAACGAcggtggggctggggcggggatCTTCCCCATGGAACCCATGACCTGATGACCAAGTTCCAATGTTTGGCTCTGagacccccaccctccccacacgCCCCGGCTGTCACCCCAGAAACAATGCAGGGGCAGCTGTATCGCCAGACTCTACTACTCTGGGCACCTCGAGCTCTCGCTCGGCGTCTGGCCTTGAACCCAACACTTGACTTAGCTGATCCCACTGCACCCTCCCAACTGcgagccccattttacagattttaaaaaccgAAGCTCAGGTGAGCAAATAACTAGAAAGCACAGGGAAAAGGTTCAAATCCGCCCCCCTTTCCCAGGTCCAGCTCTGAAGAGtctcctttcccacctccccatgaggagaaagacaaacacccaCTGTAGGTACAAAGGCGGGTGCCCTCCGACCTAACACCTAAGTCCAGGCAACATGATGTTCCAGCCCGAGCGCCGTCTGTGACAGCAGATGATTGGACAAATCCCGTGGCCGCAGGAAGGGACTGGGGAAACGTTATAGGAGGTGAAGGTGGAATACGACGCAGCtgttaaaaataacaagaacatggggcgcctgggtggctcagtcgttaagcgtctgccttcagctcgggtcatgatcccagggtcctggggacgagccccgcatcgggctccctgctcggcgggaagcctgcttctccttctcccactccccctgcttgtgttccctctctcactgtgtctctctctctgtcaaaataaataaataaaatattaaaaaaaataataataacaaggaCACATCTTCGAGGACCAGGAAAATTCCAAGGTGTGAATGAGGGGAGGGGTGGATCCAAGGTCCAGAACCAAGTGCATAATATGCTGCTTTGGTGTAAAAGGAGGGTGGCAATTAGAACCTATCTTTGCATATGTTTGTATGCACATAATAAAGTAGGAGGACGAGTTGCCTTTGGGAATGCAAATTGACACACCAGCAAGACTAAGGGAGAAAGATCTGCCTCTGCCTAACTTGGGATAGTTTCTGCACAGGTGTGGCTCTTTGAACCCCAATTTAAAATTGCTAGACCCTGAGTCTTTTTCTTAACCAAAtccttctttttcatcttccccaaaatGATAATTTGGGGTCCTCATGACGCTTAGTTGcttaaataatttaacaaattcaCCCCGACATGCATCAGGCTCCTTTAAGTGGGCTACCTGGGCTGGCCCAGCCCTGTGGAGGGGGCAcccagagcacacacacacacaccccccagcCAGTGGGATGAGGATGGGCAGGGAGGGCCGGGCAAGCTGCCCTCGGGTAAGGCTCAAAGGCCGTGAGGCCATTGAGCCAGGATCTCACAGATGAAGAGGATTTCACCCTAAGAGTAAGACAAGGCTTTCTagaaagagcagaaggaagagtCAATATCACTGAaccccctctgctctctcccgaGAGCTGGAAATGCAGAGACCCCTCCCCTTAGCAGGCAACTCTTGTGCAAGCTTCAGTACAAAATGCTagtcctggggggaggggggccattCTGCCAGCAAGGCGGGCCCTCACCAATCCCCCCACGGCAGGAAACTCACCCCTGAAGACAGAAGCTCAAAACCCGGAGAAGGGAAGGCAGCAGAACTGAAATCTAACCCGCGCCGggaccctccctctctccctcccacacccaggcactgccccctcccctgcaggacTGCTATTTTTAAACCTTAGCCTAACTGATAAACTGAtaatcaagccctgggtcagaaCCCCCCGGCGTGGCCACCACCTGCCTTTTCCAATTAGCCCCTCCCCCGCCCGTGCCCTTGGGAGAGGGCTGGGATGGGGGTCTGCCAAGGAAAGTCACAGGCAGGAGGCAAGATGGAGTGAGAAAGTTTTAAGGGGTAAGTCTTTGGATGGGGTTATGGCCGCCCCACAAGAGCCAATGTTTGTGCAGAGACGCAAGCTGGCTGAGCTGTCCCCAAGAGCGGGTGCAGATTCTCATCTCCGGGTGCATCCCCTTAGGGTGAAGGCTGGCTTGGGCTGAGGCCACTATGGGCTACtatggcaggggaggggacccCACCTCCGCCTGGCTCTGTGACCGTTTGTCTGTCGTTCACCAGTGTCTCTGAAAGGGAAGACCAGGGAGACCTTTCTTCTTGGCGGCGGTTCTCAAATCTGAGCActcatcagaatcccctggagtgCAGGGCCCACCGCAGACACCCTGATTCTGCAGGCGTGGGGTGGGGACCCAGACTGTGTTTCTAACAAGCTCCGGGTGCCACATCTGAGAACCACGGCCAGCCCCTCTGTCTGGTGGTCCCCTTCTCTAGGAGTGATCGGGAGGTGAAGCGGGatcctctcctgctcctctccccccgccccacgcaccccctgcctctggcccaCGCCTCCCACTGAACACACTCTCTCTTTTATTCAGGTTCCGAACGTTCTTCCTTCCTTCGAAGCAGAAGTCCTGAAATGGCCGCTGCATATGGAGAACTCTTTTACTGCCCCGACCTCTAATCTCCAaagctctgtctctccctgtctctctttccctatCATTTATGCACCCCTCGTCCCCAAAACTTTTATGGTTGCCTGTGTCCTTCCAGATAAGGCCTGGCATTATCCTTGGCCCGGTATTTAAGATCTATCCCCTGCCCGGCCCGGCCTGTTCTCACTTTTCCCCTGATTGTACCTTAACCCAACCCCCAAAGACCTTGACTGTACCTTTCCACCCTCACGCTTCTCTCATGCTGTTCCCTCATCCAGGAATGCTGTTCCCTGTCCATTCACATATCACATTTATACCCCCGCCCCCATACTCCGAACACGTTGCCAAGTCCTTGGGGAACTCCAATTTgcgagggagggacagaggggtaTTGACAGAATTCCCCAGCTGACCCATGATCCATTTTTGGTGCATTAATCCCTTTTCTGATTCTCACAGGAAACCTAACAGTGAGGCAGGGATTTTATCCCCAGTTTGGAAATACAAGAATTAATTCAGGGCATCAGAGCTTCATGGAGACCTATCCAGGATCTCACTGAACAGTTGAGAAGAGCTAGGGTCCAAAGCCAGGcctatgtgatttttaaaaatcgtttATGAGGGAGCTGTATTGGGTCATAGGGGTTCTTTCTCTGTTCTGCCTCCGAATCCTTTAGCCAAACATGTGCACCCCCTGTGGCCTTTTAGCTCTCCTAATGGTGTCTGTagatgaacagaagttcttaatttcaaTTCAGTCCAGCTTATCTAGTCTTCTAAggttagcctttttttttttttttttgagtcttatttaggaaatatttcctGCCCTCAATATCATGATGATATGCTCCTTTGTTTTATTCTAGGAGGTTCTCTATTTTACCCTCCACatctaaattttttaagtttaggaACTTGGCAATATCTAGAAAGGGTTGCAAGGAACACAGAGAGTCCAGGACACAAGCCTGGGCCTCGCAAGGGGCGGGCAGCCAGCCCAGCAGTGAGGAGCCCAACCCTTCCGTCAAACTGTGCTGATTTGAATCCCAGGCCTGCCACTTCCAGGCAGCTTTGACAAGTTGCCAGCcggtgcctcagttttctcctctgtaaaataggggaGAGAACAAGATGACATCCTTCCTAAAGCTGGGGTCAGACCCAGAGGTTAACCTTGACGAGGCCAGGTTTCAAGTAAATGCCCAGTAAGGGTGAGCAATTCTTAGGGgtctgaggaaaaggaaagaaaaagaggttaGAGAGGCTGGTGGGAGGACCCCTGTGCAGGGAGTTGCCAGAAGGGGCACAGGGCCTGGATCATAATAGGCTGCATTGCAGGGCACTGGACGTGCATTTCTGGGTTATCACTGTCTATTTTCAGCTGCCCCAGGAGGGAAGTTACGTTTAAGGAAAACGAGGttcagagagcttaagtaacttgctcaagatcacacagcaacgAAGGGCTGGAGTTGGGGTTTGAGGCCAGGTTCACACAATCCCACACGGCGCTCTTGCAGGCCGCAGGGAGATGGAGGATGCCAGGAACAGGGAGCCAGTTGACTTCAGCAGCCTGGAGAGGGTGGTTCTGTGCATTCTTCGGCCAGGCCCTGGAATGCTAAGATTTGAGTTGTCAGACATTGAGAAGAACACAAGTGGGGGTACAAAGTACTCAACTGAGACATCTGAACAAAAGAAATGGGGCAGCCTCTGAGGGGTGCAATATcaagaacagtggttctcaagctcAGGCGCAGTTAAAGTAACCTGGGTGCATACCAGTGCTCAGGTATCTCTGCCCTCCCCATTCCTATTAGCAGGGCTGCAGCCTGAGCATCAAGATGTCTCAGAGCTCCCCCTGGGATTCCAATGTGAGCTAAGGTTGGAAACCACTCAAGTGGAGGGTTTTGCAGAGAAGGGAAACAGGACCATAGTGTTCTGAGAGGGTAGAGGGAAGCAGGTGGGAGATAATcaagaggctggggagggagggacaaaagTGACAAAGGAAGACCCCTGTGGTCTTGGGAATGGTTGAGGTCAAGGGCACAGAAGGAGTTTAGCTTAAGATGGAAAGGGGAAATGACCACAAAAGGGATTTATAACCTATGTGGGGAAAAGACAGTTCCACTCTATTGTCCCCTCAGCCTTGTCTGTGGAGGGAGGCACCCATCTTGAGCCCAGGCTGGACCACGGTTGGTGGCCAACAGGTGGGACCAAAAATGTGTGAACCAGGGCACTGGagcttccaggcagaggaaacaaacTGGGTCCAGGACCTCAATCAAATGCACCTGTGCACCCACCCACTCACCGATCATCTTTCCCTCCAAGTGGCCAGTGAGCACAGTTTGATTGCACCCCTGCTGCCCTGGGCTCTGAGGACACAGGGCCCAGCCTACAAACCTGGCCTTGACCCTTGTGGATTTCAGTCTTTGGGGTGAAACCAACAGTTGAACTGTGAATTACAGATCAGAGTGGAAAGCGACATGGTGGAGTTAGGGAGGGTGTGACAGGTGAGCACAGAGAAGGGGGACACACCATGCGAAAGGTCATGAGGGGTCAGTGAGGTCTGCGACATGAAGGATGAGAGGCATTTTGGGGGGAAGTGGAGTGGAGGAGAGCATAGGAGAATATTCTAGGTAGAGAGAATAGCAGATGCAAAGGTTTGGAGAAGTGTATTTTAACAACTGGGAGAATTTTCTAGGGGCTAGAGCACAGAGAGTGTgttgtgggggcagggagggtagGGATGCGTGTTCTAGTCTAGGGAGAGTGGGTGGGGAGCCCCAGGGGGTTCTGAGCTGGGGAAGACAGGATCAGACTTGGGTTTTGAAAGGACTTGGCCTGCTCTTGAGTGGATAGAAGGGGGCAAGACTGGAGTCTGGACACCAGTTAAAAGATGCCCAACATTagtagtcatcagggaaataaaaatcaaatccataatgagataccacttcacatccactagggtgcatataacaacaacaaataataaatgttggtgaggatgtggagaaactggaatgcctaggccctgttggtgggaatgtgaaatggtacagcccctgtggaaaacagtttggcagttcctcaaaaagttaaacacagaattaccacatAACCTAGCAATTCCACCCCTAGGTATATACCtgagagaactgaaaacagaggctcagatttttgtacaccaatgttcatagcagcatgattcacaacagccaaaaggtgcaaacaacccaagtgtccatcaacagatggatggataagcgaaatgtggcatatccatacaatgactTATTAGTTgccaataaaaaggaaggaagtaccgattcatgctacaacatggatgaaccttgaaaacattacactaagtgaaagaagccagacacaaaggccacatattgttGGATTCCgtttacatgaaatatccagaataggcaaacccatagagacagaaagcagactagtgcttgccaggggctggggatgggggagagattTCTTAATAGGAggttccttttggggtgatgaaaaagacCTGACACTATATAGTGGTGATGGGTACACAACACTGTGAACGTACCCAATGCTACTGAATTAGACACTTTGagatagttaaaatggtaaattttatgttatgagtattttaccacaataaagaaaaaaaaaagctgtgtcaTGAGTTATTAGCCTCCCAAGTTCCCACAgcattttcccctcctccttcgTCCGGCAAACACCAGACAGTTTAGCTGGTGGTTTTCTTAACCTCTGCTCCCCGAGGAGAAGAGCCAGCCAGTTGcaggtgcccctgcccccagACACCCTGGCCAGCTATAGTCAAATGGAagcttggggcggggggtggggggtgcgcaGCAGCACCGGGTGGGCAAATACTGAGGCCAGAGAGCTTGAATCGTCCTAGCCGGACCTCAAACTTCAGCCTCCAGATCTTTATTTGGGGGGTGGAGCGCCCTCTGGTGGGCAACTGGAGAGCAACCAAATTCTAAGACGTTTGCGCTCATAGGCCAGGGCGCTCATCCCGTGGCTCCCCAACCCGGGGAATTCACCTGGACATCCGTTGTTGATGAAGATGTATAAACCATATAAACACAGGCACCAAACACTTCTTCCCTTACTGACTCACTAACATTATCCGCTCAACTGAAATTATTCAACTAGCAAGGTCCTGCCTAGCCCAACGAGCTGCCCCCGCTCCCACCCCCCAGCGACTTCGTGGTCCCCAGGGTAAGACCGGAAAGCCGCAGCTCCAGGAAGAGCGCTCAGAGAGCTGGTGGGGGACACCGCACGGGGCACCCAGTGCGGGCTAAGGAGACCCGGGAGGCCAGCGAGGAGCATGTGGTGTTTGGCTGAGCTCAGTGTGAAGGCAGGGAGAGCCCTCTGGGCAGAAGGGACACGGCAAAGCGTGGCTAGGCCCCTGCTCCCTGTTGACCTGGTCCCTGCACTgactctctcctcccccactgtCATGCGGAGGCCAACTCACGGTTCTTTACCACATGCCTTTCCCAGGAGAGCCCGGCTATGGAGCCCATCTCCCTCATCTCTTGTTCTTCCTACCCACCTCACACCCGTGGGCGGCCCTGCGTGGAACGCTTGGATTCTGTGGAACGCATTGCGATTTCCGTCCTGGATCAAGGCATCATTAAGCAAAACCGCTGCCCTTGACTCTCGGGCCCACTGGCAACTGCCCCCCATCCCCTCACAGTCTTCCACAGCGGCTCTACTTAGGAGGTTACAATACGCGCCTctaagggggggggggttgaggGGAAAGTTTGCAATGCGCTGGCCTAAGCGTTCTAAGGGTCCTTCGGACCCCCCCTGCCTGGCGTCGAAGGTCAtgtgcaccccacccccacccccggcggATTCCCCAGGAGAGTGTTCCACCAAGGGCTCATACCCGGCTGCCCCAGGACTCTGCTCCAGGGATACCCCCGGGATAAGGGCAGGGAGGAGCCGTCCCGCGGCCTCACAGGGGCGTTTCCGGGCTTCCCGCCCCGCGGGGAGGGCGGCCCGGGGCGTCTCGCGCCCTGCAGGGAGCGAACCGGCCACCAGGGGCCACTGGCTGCTAATGGCTTCTCGCGCCCAAGTGCAGGTCGCAGGGCCCTGGACGCGCGCAGGCCCGACGCTCCTGCCTCCCCTCGCACCGAGGCCAAAACAGTGCCAGGGCGGGAAGGCGCGCGCCCAGGCCGGCCGGGGAGTGAGGCGGCCGCAGAAGGCCGTCACCTGGCTCCGTACGCCGCGCGCGgtggcccagggctgctgggatCCAGAGCCTCGGGTCCCCATCCTGGGAGCACGTGGGCCAAGGGCTCGCAGGCCAAAGGCGGGTGGCCGACACACGGAACGGGTGGCCTAACTGCCCCTTACCGTGGCTGGCTGGAGGAAGTGGGCCGAGCAGCGCGGGGGTTTCCTGGAGGCTGGGCTTCGGCTGAGCGCGGGTGGGATTTCCGTGGCCGGCAGGAGGTGGGGGCCACACTGCAGGATCACCGGAGCCACCCGGGCCTGGGAGGCAGTGGCAGGGCGAGCTGGAGCAGAAGGGAGGCTCGGGCCGCTGGCAGCCCGAACGACAGGCGGAGGAGCCAGGGCCCAGCAGAGCGGGCTCAGACCCAGGGCTAGAGCCCCGGCAGCCCTGGGACGAGTTGGATTTGCTGGGGACCACGTGGTCTGTGCGGCGCCCGGGGCctgagagcagggggaagggagcgCAGGGAGCTGTCCCAGCCCGTGGACTGGGGACTCAGGGCGAAGGCCGAGGTTCGCCTCATCTCCAGTTCCCCAGCATTGGTCAGCCCTGGCCTGTGGAAGGGGAAGGGTGTCCTCAGTTCCCTATCAAGAGACAGGCTAGGAGACAGCGTGGGCTTGTGGTGTGGCGAGAGTGGGGACCTCAGAGGCAGAGGTCCAGAAGCCTCTGCTCACAACCCCCAGCCCCAATGCCAGGAGGAAAGGGGTACCAGTCCAGGAGTAGCTGTGCCGGGCCTCTTCTTCCCCCAGATGACACTGGAGCCTTGCCTAGCTTTGGCCTTTCACCCCAGGCTGTCCCCTGACCTGCTGGGTGCCCATGGACAGCCACATTCTCCTCTGACCTGGACAGGACAGGACCAGATGCTCTCTGAGGGCGCTTCCAGTGTGACAGGCCAGGCTGGAAGGGTGTGCTGTAGGGACAAAACACACTGGGACTAAGGGAGAAAGGCTTTATTTAATCCTGGCCCTTCCAGGCCCACAGCTCCagttcagagaaagagaagagcttTTCTGAGGGGACAGAGGTCTCCAGTGCCATGGCTCCTTTTTCCCTGGTAAGGCTCCCATTggacccaggcagccctgggctgGAGTAAGGAGCACTGAGCATACAAGATGGCAGGACTACTGGCTGATGGAGCCGTGTGACTGCATGAGGCTCCACAGgtgtctttcttcctcctcttgtcCTTAGGATCTGAACAGAGCACCTGTCCTGGACAGTAACAAAcctagagagagggagaaaacccTCAGGGGCCATCTGGGTGGGAAGGGCCTTGAGTTCTGGGACCAGCCCTCACCCTGCACTGACAAGagcctgagacccagagagaccGTGGTCACAGAGGACACTGGTAGCAGATCCCAGACAGTAGGTTCCGTCCTTAGTGGTTCTTGACCCTCCTAGAATCCCCGCCTTGGTCTTGCCACGGCAGAGAATCAGGGTCAgatgagggggaagaaaggcCGTGCTCCTTCCTATGTTCTGGGGCTCCAGGGTCTGGCCTCCACCCTTGCTCAGCTCCCAGAGTCTGGGGGCAGAGCAGTGGGACTTACACACAGTGGCATCCCCCAGACACTCTGCTGAGGTCCTATACCACATCATTAGCTTTCTAACAGGAATGGCTCCTTTGAAATACTCAAGATAGCATCCCTAGCCAACACTGGTTGCTCAAGCTACAGAACATGCAGGAGCTGGGGTCACTGACCTATGGGGTGTAGTCTCTGTGTACATAGGGTACACTGTGTGTGACTATGTGTGTCTATGGGAGGGTCTGTGGAAGAGCGGTCTGAGGGCTCCTTGGGTATGATTGTGTGCATATTTCATTTTCAATCCTTAGAGGACTGTGACTGAACATctctttattagatttttttaaaggcctgCTAATGTCATTTTTCTGGGTTTCATTAGATTACTTTTCTCTTGATTATAAAACCTATCTTTacatattaaacatttatatcATAAATTTTACAAAGGTATTTCTTTTTGTGCtttatcttttaactttatttgggattattaagaacaaatatttaatatatttatatatattatatattttatatatattatatattttttttctcccatgaaattaaaaaatttactcATCTTTTCTTTCTACGGAAATCTTTATTGTTTATCCTCTTTACAAAAGTGATGCATGCTTGGTGtcaaaaatgaaagtgaagtaAATTTAGGCAGAGTGAATATCTACATGAATCTTCCTATCCAAGAAcaaggtttctctctctccccatttatttttccttttttggcccTCAATGGAGATTTCTTTCTCCATATAGATCCTGTGTAATacttaagtttattcctaggagAGCCACTTTTCTTGATGCTGTTGGGAATGGGATCTTTTCTTTCATCATATTTTCTAATTGGTTGTTGGTATAAGACAAGctatttatttttggttgttaCTTTTTAACCAGTcatcattcctgattttaaaagtaagatgGAAAAGATGTGTTTCCATGGGAAGATGCCATATTCATTTCCCTCAAGGTTTTCTACCACGGTGAATCTGATGATACCTGATCCGTTTCATTACCTTTGAGAGTTTTCTACATCCTTCTCATTACGATTTTCCTTCACTATGGACACTTTGATGCTGACCAAGTTGGAAGCTAAacctgaaggctttcccacacacattacacacataGGGTTTCTTCCAAGTATGGACAGTCTGATGTATAATACAGTCAGAACTATAGCTGAACCCTTTGCCACACTCCACACATCTAAAGGGTTTCTCCCCAGTGTGGCTTCTCTGATGCCGAATTAAATGGGCATTAACATGGAAGGCTTTTCCACACTCCTTACATTgaaagggtttctctccagtatggatCCTCTGATGTACAATATAGTCAGAACTACAGCTAAATGCTTTTTCACATTCCATACATTTGAAAggtttctccccagtgtggattCTCTGATGCCTAGTTAGTTTGGCATTGatactgaaggctttcccacattccttacactGATAAGGCTTTTCTCCAGTATGGATTCGGTGATGATCAAGTAGGTTTCTTTTAGAAGTAAAGCATTTCCCACACTCATTACATTCAAAGGGTTTCTCCCCAGTGTGAATCCTCTGATGCTGCATTAGTTTTGCATTAACGTTGAAGGCCTTTCCACACTCattacattcatagggcttctcccCGGTGTGGATTCTCAGATGCTGCCGCAGCTGGGAGTTACacctgaaggctttcccacattcgtTACACCCATAGGGTTTCTCCCCCGTGTGGATTCTCTGGTGCTGGATTAACTTCCCTTTGACactaaaggctttcccacactcgGTACactcatagggtttctcaccTGTGTGGATCCTTTGATGCTGGATGAGTTTTGCATTATTACTGAAGGCTTTCCCGCACTCCTTACACTGATAGGGTTTCTCCCCGGTGTGAATGCTCTGATGCTGCCGCAGCTGGGAGCTGCACCTGAAGCCTTTCCCACACTCATTACActcataaggtttctctccagtgtggattctCTGATGTTGAATCAATTTTGCATTAAcactgaaagctttcccacagTCACTGCACTCGtaaggcttctctccagtgtggactCTCTGGTGTGTGATATATGCAGAACTGCAGCTGAAGCCACTTCCACACTCCTTGCACTGATAGGGCTTCTCTCCCGTATGGATCCTCTGATGCCGACTTAGACTCCCGTTGACGCTGAAGGCTTTGCCACACACCTTACACTGATAGGGCTTCTCCCCGCTGTGGATGCTCTGATGGGTGATATAATGGGAACTGGAACTGAAGCTTTTCCCGCACTCCACACATTTGAAGGGTTTCTCCCCACTGTGAAGTCTCTGATGCCAAATTAATTTTGCATTAATGCTAAAGGCTTTGCCACACTCCTTACACTGATAGGGCTTCTCCCCAGTGTAGCCATCTTTATGCTGAGGGTTACACCTGAAGGTTTCCACTAATTCTTCACATTTAAAAGATCTTTCCCCCGAATTAATTATTTCATGCTGAATAAGTTTTGTGTCAAAGCTGAAGGCTCTCTCCAATCCTATACGTTCAGGGGGCTGCTCTCCAGTGCTGACGGTGTGACACTGACCCAAGTTTGGACTCTGACTAAAGAAATACTC
This region includes:
- the ZNF23 gene encoding zinc finger protein 23 isoform X7 is translated as MYEEKHNTSFELQRDFSQDTDFSEACILEKQQEVHLVGSIKKENCSVIDGIVKDDSNPGEEYFFSQSPNLGQCHTVSTGEQPPERIGLERAFSFDTKLIQHEIINSGERSFKCEELVETFRCNPQHKDGYTGEKPYQCKECGKAFSINAKLIWHQRLHSGEKPFKCVECGKSFSSSSHYITHQSIHSGEKPYQCKVCGKAFSVNGSLSRHQRIHTGEKPYQCKECGSGFSCSSAYITHQRVHTGEKPYECSDCGKAFSVNAKLIQHQRIHTGEKPYECNECGKGFRCSSQLRQHQSIHTGEKPYQCKECGKAFSNNAKLIQHQRIHTGEKPYECTECGKAFSVKGKLIQHQRIHTGEKPYGCNECGKAFRCNSQLRQHLRIHTGEKPYECNECGKAFNVNAKLMQHQRIHTGEKPFECNECGKCFTSKRNLLDHHRIHTGEKPYQCKECGKAFSINAKLTRHQRIHTGEKPFKCMECEKAFSCSSDYIVHQRIHTGEKPFQCKECGKAFHVNAHLIRHQRSHTGEKPFRCVECGKGFSYSSDCIIHQTVHTWKKPYVCNVCGKAFRFSFQLGQHQSVHSEGKS